A DNA window from Neosynechococcus sphagnicola sy1 contains the following coding sequences:
- a CDS encoding type II toxin-antitoxin system PemK/MazF family toxin — protein sequence MPSYSKHDIILVRYPFSNLSSSKVRPAVVVSPSHPSQDIMITPLTSKTSSLLAGEFMLSEWAGAGLNVATAVKRGIYTVHESLMIKVIGQLMDIDAKQLEKSLQDWLGL from the coding sequence ATGCCGAGCTACTCCAAGCATGACATTATCTTGGTGCGATATCCTTTCTCCAATTTGTCAAGTTCAAAGGTAAGACCTGCTGTGGTTGTGAGTCCATCGCACCCGTCGCAAGACATTATGATTACCCCTTTAACAAGCAAAACAAGTTCGTTGCTGGCAGGAGAGTTTATGCTATCTGAGTGGGCAGGAGCGGGCTTAAATGTAGCTACTGCGGTCAAAAGAGGTATCTACACAGTGCATGAAAGTTTGATGATAAAAGTAATTGGTCAGTTAATGGATATTGATGCCAAACAACTTGAGAAATCTTTGCAAGACTGGTTAGGGTTGTAG